AAATTCATGACTTCTGATCACTCAATCCGCTTGATTTTTATTTGAATTTGAATACATTATGAAAGGAAAAAACTATGGAATGTCCAATGCCTACTATCAATACCAATGATATAAAAGAGATAAAAAAGATTTTTGATGAGGTACAAAGTATTGCGATTATTGGTCTCTCTCCTGATGAGAGTAAAGACAGTAATAAGGTCGCGCGTTATTTGCAACAAGAAGGTTTTAAGATTATTCCTGTTTATCCTAAAGAAGAGACGATTTTAGGTGAAAAAGTGTATCGAAGCCTTAGTGAAATCGACGAACGCGTTGATATGGTCGATATGTTTCGTAAACCTGCTATTGCTGATAGTTTGTTGGAAGAAATCTTAAAACGTGATGATGTCAAAGTATTTTGGTTGCAATTAGGAATTGTTAATAATGAAGCGTGTGAAAAAGCAAAAGCAGCAGGGCTCACCGTCGTGCAAAATAAATGTTCCAAAGTAGAACATCAAAGGTTGGCTGTATGATAGAACTGAGTGAAATAATACAAGCCAAGAGATTAATCGCCGATGTCGTCTCCAAAACACCCTTTGTTTATGCGCCTCTTTTAAGTGAAAAAGTTGATGCTAAAATATTTTTAAAAAAAGAAAATCTCCAACTCACCGGTGCTTATAAGATACGGGGAGCTTTTAATAAAATCGCGTCATTAAGTGATGAAGAAAAACAAAAAGGCGTCATCGCAGCCAGTGCGGGGAATCATGCCCAAGGTGTTGCTTATAGTGCCAGACATTTTGGTATCAAAGCGACGATTATTATGCCTGATGCTACTCCATTGCTAAAAGTCTCTGGTACCAAAGATTTAGGTGCTGAAGTCATTTTACATGGTAATAATTATGATGAAGCTTATGCTTATGCACTCAAATATGCCAAAGAAAATGGCATGACTTTTATCCATCCATTTGAGGATGATAAAGTCATCGCAGGACAAGGTACGGTTGCGATTGAGATGCTCGATAAAATTCGTGATCTCAATACTATCTTAGTACCAATCGGTGGTGGCGGACTCATCAGTGGTGTCGCCTCAGCCATCAAACAAATTGATCCCAAAATTCGTGTTATCGGCGTCACTTCTAAAGGGGCACCGGGGATGTATAACTCATTTAAAGCCGGTAAAGCAATCAACTCAAAAAGCGTGAGAACGATAGCTGATGGTATTGCCGTTCGTGATGTTAGCGAGAAAAATCTCGCACATATCTTAGAGTTGGTTGATGATATTATTCAAGTTGATGAAGAAGAGATTGCTAGTGCGGTTTTATTTCTTTTGGAAAAACAAAAAATTATCGTAGAAGGGGCGGGTGCCGTTGGTGTGGCGGCTATCCTTCATCACAAAGTTGATTTGAAGAAAAATGAAAATGTTGGTATTGTGCTCAGTGGTGGTAATATCGATGTTCAGATGCTCTCTGTCATCATTGAAAAAGGTTTGATGAAGTCACACCGAAAGATGAAGCTACTCATCACTTTGATTGATAAACCGGGTGCTTTGATGTATTTGACCGATATCTTACGCGATGCCAATGCCAATATCATCCAAATCGATTATGATAGGACATCGACCAAGCTCGCTTATGGAGATGCCAAGATTACCATCGTGCTTGAGACCAAAGGAAAAGAGCATCAAGCAGAAATCAAACAGATGTTAGAGAACAATCACTACCCTTTTGTCGTAGAACTTTAAAAAGTGAGCCGGTGTATCTACACGGGCTTACTGATGCGGCAAATCGCGGGAAATTGGCTTATTTGTTTAAAATTTGAGCCAGTTTTCCCCAATAAATAGCCAAAAAAATGATAAAATCTCAATACAAAAAATGCTAAGATGAATCGATTGAACTCATGCAATGTGACGCGCTGTTTCATTACATTTTAATTAATATAGAGTGTGATAAAATATGCTAATTAAACGAAAAGGTACAATAATTGACACAAAATAAAGATTTTTTACGTACAATAGTCGAAGAGGATTTAAACTCGGGAAAATACAAAGAAATCGTGACCAGATTTCCACCAGAACCCAATGGCTTTCCTCACATCGGACACGCGAAATCCATCGCGATAAACTTTGGTATTGCGCGTGATTATCAAGGATATTGTAATCTTAGGATGGATGATACCAATCCGACCAAAGAGGATACCAAATACGTCGAAGCACTCAAAGATGCCGTGCAATGGTTAGGGTTTGAGTGGCATGATGAGGTCTATTTTACTTCAGATTATTTTCCAAAACTTTATGAGTATGCGATACAACTTATCAAAATGGGCAAGGCTTATGTGGATAGTCTCAATGAAGAGGAGATACGAGAATACCGTGGCAGTGTGACAGAAGCGGGCAAACGCAGTGAATATGCTAATCGTAGTGTTGAAGAGAATTTAGAACTCTTTGAAAAGATGAAAGATGGTGTATTCAAAGATGGCGAACATGTCCTAAGAGCCAAGATTGATATGAGTGCGGCCAATATGAAGATGCGTGATCCACTCTTATATCGCATCCGACATGCCCATCATTTTAGATCTGGCGATGCGTGGTGTATCTATCCGATGTATGATTTTGCCCACTGTTTGTCTGATTATATCGAAGGGGTGACGCACTCAATTTGTACTTTGGAATTTGAAAATAATCGTGAGATTTATGATTGGTTGCTTGATACGCTTGAGCTTGATCCTCCCCGTCCTTATCAGTATGAGTTTGCGCGTCTTGGTATTAATTACACGGTGATGAGTAAAAGAAAGCTGTTGGAGTTAGTACAAGGCAATTATGTGAGTGGCTGGGATGATCCTCGTCTTCCAACTCTCGCAGGGTATCGAAGAAGAGGATATACGCCTGAGGCGATTTTAAATTTTTGCGATCAAATTGGTATTGCCAAAGCCAACTCGACGGTTGATGTGGCGCAACTGGAATTTTGTATTAGAGATGATTTGAATCAAAAAGTTCCTCGCGTGATGTGTGTCCTTGATCCGCTTAAAGTTACCATCGAAAATTATGAAGGCAGTGAGATGATTGAAGCCTCTTACTATCCTCATGATGTTCCCAAAGAGGGCTCGAGGTTGCTTCCTTTTTCAAAAGAAATTTATATAGAACGTGATGATTTCATGGAACATCCACCCAAAGATTATTTTCGTTTGACTCCTCATCAGCCCGTACGCTTGAAAAATGCTTATATCATCGCGTGTACGGAAGTCCTCAAAGATGAAAAGGGACGCATTATCGAAATCAAAGCCAAATACTATCCTGATTCCAAAAGTGGTTCTGATACGAGTGGCATTAAGACCAAAAGTGCGATTCATTGGGTTAGCGCCAAAGAGGCAAAAAAAGTTGAAATACGATTGTATGATCGGTTGTTTAAGGTTGAAGCACCTGAGGGGATTGAAGATTTAAATCCAAACTCATTGCAAATTATCAAAGAGGCTATGATTGAGCCCTCTGTGATTACCGAAAAGCTAGATGAGCGATTTCAATTTGAGAGACAAGGATATTTCTATGAAGATCCTATCGATTCTACTGATGATAAACCGGTCTTTAATAAAATTGTCGGCTTAAAAGATTCTTGGGCCAAAAAGAAAAAAGTTGCCACACCGCCTGCGCCGAAACCAACTGCGCCAAAACCAAAAAATAAAAAGCCAGCCAGTGCTAAAGTGGCGATGTCACTGAACGCAACGCAACAGAAGCGATTTGATTATTATCGTAAATTGGAACTTAATAGCGAAGTAGCGACGATTCTAGCATGTGATGCGCAGCTTTCCTCTTTTTATCATGATGCGCTATCAGAGTATAGCAGCCCTGTGAGTTTGGCAAATATGATCGTCACAGAGGTGGCAAGAGAGCTCAAAGAAAAGCCCATAGAGGCTTTAAAATTTGATGCAAAACAGATTGCACAACTTGTGAAAATGATCGATGATGCGACCATTTCAAGTAAAATTGCAAAACAAGTTTTTGAACAGATGTCTCAATCTGGGAAAAATCCTGCTGAGATTGTCGAAGAAAAAGGCTTGGTACAAATTAGCGATCCTGCAAAAATTTCACCAATTGTTGATGAAGTGTTTGCGAAAAATCCTGAAAATCTTGCTAAATTTAAAGCGGGAAATGAGAAACTTTTTGGTTTTTTTGTCGGACAGGTTCTCAAAAATAGCGGAGGAAAAGCCAACCCACAAGTGGTTAATAAACTGGTAAAAGAAAAATTAAGCAAATAAACTTTAAAAAAAGGTGCCATGGGATAAAACAGCTTGGTACCTTTATCTCTTTATTAAGCAGAGTAAAACTATAATGATAAAGTTAGGTAAACTCCTGTAAAAAGTAGTCTGTCTCTATTCCTCCTATTTCGGTTGCTACGCATCAGACATGACAGGATACAGAAAGGATTGATCACTTGGAATTGAAAAAACTACTGAATTATTTGATATTATTTTCCGGAGCGATACTTATCCTTATAGGAATTATATTTGTTTTTATGTATGTTTGGGAAGGAATTATCATAAGGATAGGGAGTCCAGATCAGTCTCTTATCTTTTGGTATTTACCGATTTTTTTTATAGGAATTATAGGGATTATGGGAGGTGTTGCAATGCTAGTTTACGGACTCAATCGCATAAAGAATCTCACCAAATAATTAGAGAGTTAAAAGTAGCCTGTCACTTTTTATTTCATTTTAGGCATTTAAAAGTCAGTTGTCTAATATATATAACACAAACCATATCATCTAAATAATATTTTTTGGATATTTCAATATTCTCTATATCACTAAAAATACTACTGTCAATAGCTTTATCTTCTCTTGCTTTTGCCCAAAGAAAGTCAACATCCACTTTAAATATCAATAACTAATCATTTTTTACATGAAGAGATTCAAACTCTTTCATATCACCTTTTAATGGATGTCTTTGATATAAACTATCTATCTTTTCACTAGATTGTAGTTTGTTGATAATTATCTTTAAAATCTCAAAATCACTCTTTGTGTATTTTCCACATTTTTAATCTCTCAAAATATCTTTTTTAAAAGATTTTTCAATCTTAATCTCTAGATAGTTTAACTTAACGTAAGTGATAGTTTGCCAAAGGCGTGACTTTTATTTGTCTTTGAATTGCTTTAGCGCTTTTTCTAAATCCTCTTTAGTATCAATGCCAAAGCTTTGGCTTTGTACTTCTATCATCGCGACTTTTTTATCATGATAAATCGCACGCAGTTGTTCTAGTTTTTCGATATTTTCCAAAGGAGAAGCAGGCAAAAGGCAAAATTCATGAAGCGATTTTTTGGTAAAGCCATAAATACCAAGATGCCCAAAATAGTGGTCGTTTTTCTCTCTTTCATAAGGAATCTTGCTCCTTGAAAAATAGATTGCATTGCCTTTGACATCAGTAATCACCTTGACAAGATTAGGATCATTGGCCGCCTCATCGCTGATAATTTTATAGCAACTTGTCATCATGATATCTTCATGATGACTCAGAGCGTGTTGTACTCGATTGATAACTTTTTGGACGACTTCTGGCTCAATAAAGGGCTCATCTGCTTGGACATTGATGATGACTTCATCATCAGGTAAAGAGAGTTGCATCAGGGCTTCATTGATTCTATCAGTGCCACTTTGGTGGGCTTTACTGGTCAAACACGCTTGAAACCCATAATCTTTTGCCAATGAGACAATCTCATCAGAATCGGTGGCGATGGCGACTTCATCAAGATTTGAGACTCTTTTGGCCGTAGCGATGACCATCGGAAGGCCATTGATATTGGCTAAGACTTTATTGGGAAAACGGTTTGAAGCGATTCTCGCAGGAATAAGTATCATGATTAACCTTTGATAAAATGCAATATTTCTTGTTCGATTTGTTCTTGATCGACGATTTTATCATGAACGATTTTTTTATCAAAAAGTTCTTGAATCATCCCCGGTATTTTTATTTTCATCGCACTGCTGAAATCTCGGAGTGCTTCAAAATCATTATATTTTTTATTCTCTTCTTTGAGGGCGCTGATCATCGTAGGAGCAAATTTGGTCCACTCTGCTGTTGAGCAAGCAATCACGGGAATCTCTGTTTCACCAAGAGCATCGTATGCTTTGATAGTCGTGGCCGTATGCGGGTCTAAAACATAGTTTTTCTCGGCATATTTCTTGATGGTTTTTTTAGCGAAATCATCATCAGAATAAACCGCAGCAAAATCTTCTTGCAATAGCGCTAACTCTTTTTGCGTGAGTTGATAGAATCGATTGGTTTTGAGATTGTCCATCAATTCTTTACAACGAGTGGCTCCAAATTTATCATATAAAACACGCTCTACATTAGAAGAAATCAAGATATCCATCGCCGGTGAGGTGGTTTGCAGCAATGTTCTTCCTCGAAGATCATAAATGCCGGTATTGATAAGATCGGTGAGAATATTATTGATGTTAGAGGCAATTAAGATTTTTTTGATTGGTAATCCCATCTTTTTAGCATAATAAGCACCCAGAGCGTTGCCAAAATTAC
This genomic window from Sulfurospirillum sp. 1612 contains:
- a CDS encoding CoA-binding protein; protein product: MECPMPTINTNDIKEIKKIFDEVQSIAIIGLSPDESKDSNKVARYLQQEGFKIIPVYPKEETILGEKVYRSLSEIDERVDMVDMFRKPAIADSLLEEILKRDDVKVFWLQLGIVNNEACEKAKAAGLTVVQNKCSKVEHQRLAV
- the ilvA gene encoding threonine ammonia-lyase, yielding MIELSEIIQAKRLIADVVSKTPFVYAPLLSEKVDAKIFLKKENLQLTGAYKIRGAFNKIASLSDEEKQKGVIAASAGNHAQGVAYSARHFGIKATIIMPDATPLLKVSGTKDLGAEVILHGNNYDEAYAYALKYAKENGMTFIHPFEDDKVIAGQGTVAIEMLDKIRDLNTILVPIGGGGLISGVASAIKQIDPKIRVIGVTSKGAPGMYNSFKAGKAINSKSVRTIADGIAVRDVSEKNLAHILELVDDIIQVDEEEIASAVLFLLEKQKIIVEGAGAVGVAAILHHKVDLKKNENVGIVLSGGNIDVQMLSVIIEKGLMKSHRKMKLLITLIDKPGALMYLTDILRDANANIIQIDYDRTSTKLAYGDAKITIVLETKGKEHQAEIKQMLENNHYPFVVEL
- a CDS encoding glutamine--tRNA ligase/YqeY domain fusion protein; its protein translation is MTQNKDFLRTIVEEDLNSGKYKEIVTRFPPEPNGFPHIGHAKSIAINFGIARDYQGYCNLRMDDTNPTKEDTKYVEALKDAVQWLGFEWHDEVYFTSDYFPKLYEYAIQLIKMGKAYVDSLNEEEIREYRGSVTEAGKRSEYANRSVEENLELFEKMKDGVFKDGEHVLRAKIDMSAANMKMRDPLLYRIRHAHHFRSGDAWCIYPMYDFAHCLSDYIEGVTHSICTLEFENNREIYDWLLDTLELDPPRPYQYEFARLGINYTVMSKRKLLELVQGNYVSGWDDPRLPTLAGYRRRGYTPEAILNFCDQIGIAKANSTVDVAQLEFCIRDDLNQKVPRVMCVLDPLKVTIENYEGSEMIEASYYPHDVPKEGSRLLPFSKEIYIERDDFMEHPPKDYFRLTPHQPVRLKNAYIIACTEVLKDEKGRIIEIKAKYYPDSKSGSDTSGIKTKSAIHWVSAKEAKKVEIRLYDRLFKVEAPEGIEDLNPNSLQIIKEAMIEPSVITEKLDERFQFERQGYFYEDPIDSTDDKPVFNKIVGLKDSWAKKKKVATPPAPKPTAPKPKNKKPASAKVAMSLNATQQKRFDYYRKLELNSEVATILACDAQLSSFYHDALSEYSSPVSLANMIVTEVARELKEKPIEALKFDAKQIAQLVKMIDDATISSKIAKQVFEQMSQSGKNPAEIVEEKGLVQISDPAKISPIVDEVFAKNPENLAKFKAGNEKLFGFFVGQVLKNSGGKANPQVVNKLVKEKLSK
- the kdsB gene encoding 3-deoxy-manno-octulosonate cytidylyltransferase; the encoded protein is MILIPARIASNRFPNKVLANINGLPMVIATAKRVSNLDEVAIATDSDEIVSLAKDYGFQACLTSKAHQSGTDRINEALMQLSLPDDEVIINVQADEPFIEPEVVQKVINRVQHALSHHEDIMMTSCYKIISDEAANDPNLVKVITDVKGNAIYFSRSKIPYEREKNDHYFGHLGIYGFTKKSLHEFCLLPASPLENIEKLEQLRAIYHDKKVAMIEVQSQSFGIDTKEDLEKALKQFKDK